TACGAAGATGTACGCCCTGGTCtgtgcgtgcgtgcacacacccacacacacacacacacacacacacacacacacacacacacacacacaaaatggccAGAGGAGAATGACAAGAAGAACTCAAGATAGGAAAGGGCCTGGCTGCAGAAAGAAGGGGCTACGTCAGTGAGACACTGTCTCTCTAGGATGCTAGAAAGGGGCCCCCAGGATATTTTCTCTGCCCATGTGAAAGGCAGGGCCAAGCCTGCTGCAGCCTGACTCTGTGGACCACAGCTGAAAAAAAGGAGGCCAAGGCTGGGCCAAAAAAGGGTGTCATTATCAATGAGTCCATCCATGGAACCACTGCCGCCAAAGGGAGAGATCTGAGATTGACACCTGGGGATGTAGAGCTATGGGACCGGAAACTGGAAGGAAACCAATCCATCAGGGCCAGGGCACAGGAAACAATGAGGAGGTGAGCAGAGCCGGACAAGGCAGAGGTGCTGCAGAACCTGAATTATTCAGCCAGGATTCCCTGTTCTCATGGCTGGGACGTTCTGCTGGACTGAGGTGGGGCCTCAAAGAGGCTGGAATGAACCAGAAAGCTAGGACACAAATCAAGCCCCTCCATGCTGAAGGATCCACCATGTTGACCGTTGGCTAGTTTCTGTGATCACCACTTAAGAGATCTTGGTGGTCCCCAAAGATCAAGACCTTGACACCATGGCCTTTCTGATCCTTTATATAATATTAGTATTTCAACTCCCTAGTGAGACGTTGGGCATAATACATACTGTTAGTCAAATTAATGAaccattcattcaccaaattcTTATTAATGCATTGCGGTTATTGTTGGAGATACATTGTTAAATAATGCAGACACTGAAATGTAAAACTGACTAATTCCATCTCTctgatcctgggcaagtcatttcacctgGGAACATTAATTTACCTCCTAGGAAATGTCTGAGACCCTTCCAACTCAACCATCCTAAGGCTTCCTTACATTATTCATTCAATATGTGCATATGGAGCACATACTTTGGATACAAGTATGTTATTTTCCTGattcaaataaaaacatatatgacAAAGAGCTATTTCCTGGTTTTAGGATTGATACGAAAAATCTTACAAATATATAATCACTAAgatagaattttatatttatcaaaaagaacaaaattataaGAAATAGAGACTATGTCAGAAAATTAACCATGTTATAATCAACATGTGCTAGAATTTGGTTTAAGTCCACCAAGACATGGTATGAATTTGGTTTAAAATCAGCAGGACAtgcaataggcacatgaaaagatgctcaacatcactaattattagagaaatgcaaatcaaaactacaatgaggtatcacctcacaccggtcagaatagccatcattaaaatgtctacaaataataaatgctggagagggtgtagagaaaagggaaccctcttacactgttggtgggaatataaatttgtacagccgctatggaaaacagtatggaggttccttaaataacaaaaaatagagttaccatatgatccagaaatcccactcctgtgcatgtatccagaaaagatgaaaactctaattcgaaaagaaataagcaccccaatgttcacagcagcactattttcaatagctaagacatggaagcaacctaaatgtctattgacagatgaatgaataaagaagatgtggtatacacacacacacacacacacacacgcacgcacaatggaatactactcagccataaagaatgaaataatgccatttgcagcaacatggatggacctagagattaccatactaagtgaagtaagtcagagaaagacaaatatcatatgatatcacttatatgtggaatctaaaatatgatacagtgaacttatttacaaaacagaaacagactcacagacatagaaaacaaacttatggttaccaaaggggaaaggcaggggcggggtggtagaagggataaattaaggagtttgggattagtagatacaaactactatatataaaataacaaggacctacttatagcacagggaactatattcagtatcttggaATAAAccttaacagaaaagaatatgaaagaatatatataactgaatcactttgctgtacaccagaaactaacacaatattgtaaatccactatactccaataaaaatctaaaaataaattaaaaataaataaaatcaacaggTCATGGTCTAGATTTTTGAAGAGACAATTGCATAGATAACTATCACACAATGTGGAAAGTGCTGTAATGGCAGAGGTAAATAATAAAGTCCGTTATCAGAAACGTGATTGATTCAGCAGtttccatttccttcttctcACCCTCAACTCAGAGACGCCTGCTCTCAGAAACTAAATCACGAGTGTGAAGGGGGTTCCCCCAGGAAGTAAATGAGGGAATTCAATTCGGGGTATCGATtgagggctggggcagagggggtGGACGTGAGGAGGAGGCATTGTCTGTGACCTAGAGTTTCCAGTGAAGCAAATGATAGACTCCTTTTTTTGGAATTGACAGTAACAAAGGAAGACAGCTGGATGCTACAGCCCCAGTGAAACCTGCCATTGCCCCAAATCTTGCCTTTGCTGCACCTCCCTCGGACCAGCATTAGCAGTCATAGGGATGGGATGGAAACACAGCCCATGTGTTTTAAGAGAAGTAACTCTACGGACACAGGAAGGACAGAATTCCTAAGGTGTGGTCTCACTTTGCTTATGTCTTATCACCTCCATTGCTCTAACTCCTTTTGGGGGAATTCAAAGCCCTCTTGGTTTGGTCCTAATGTAGCTTCTTCATCCTTATTTGCCCCTCCACTGTGCAGCTACTCTGAAGGACTCACTCCTCcctctgacccagcaatttcacaccTGTGACTCTGCGTTAGCTGGCCAAGCCATCTACTGCCACACCATCTATATATGTTCAAATCCTGTGTCTCTTTCAAGACCCAATCAAAATTCCATCCCTTCTGTGACGCCTTTCCCTATCCTCCTGAGGGAGACCATGACTCCCTCTTCCTCACATTCtgagctttcatttatttttctcctaagaATCTTAGCACTTTCTGTTAAGTACTGTGGTTACCTGTTTATACTCTACCTGCTCCTACTAGACTGGGGGCACCTAGAAGATAAAGATCATTAGAAAGgataaaccataattcaaaagactatacatatatatatatatatatatatatatatatatatatatatatatgtatgtataattgaatcactgctgtacagcagaaattaacacaatattgtaaatcaactatacttcaataacattttttaaaagttcattagaAAGAACTAAATCTATTTCTCAATGTAAAATGTGATTTATGCCCACTAATtctgtaataataaataataaaggatggaaaagaaaatatatacatctgGCTAAGAAAGTATACTCTTTCACACCACTGAAATTATGAATTgaaaagaataggaaaggaaCACTGCTCCAAATTTGGCATTACTTATGTAAATATCTTACAGGTTCCTCAAAATAGTTcagacaaatggaaatcaagactTCATTTTAGCAAAGGCCATTCGAAAGAAACCTTAGTATATTTATCcaaaaattctttcaaattaGACAATTGCCAACAACCTACCTTCCAACTGGTGGTGTTGGAAATGTTTTAAGACAGAATGTGTTCATAAATCTGTGGGCTGACCAGGAAGGTAATACATTcttactccaaaaaaattgagaaaattccagaaaaaaaggaaaacaaaattgcccattcatctgtcacgCAACGTTAAGTACTAATGATGCTTTGGCCATTTATTtccaatgctttttattttttccacgcCTAGACCATATatccatgtgtgtgtatacacacacacacacacacacatatttatggttacaatatttatcatatatgtgtatatacacatatacacacatatatatttgtataattctTCATCTTATACAGCTGGTACAATTTTTATCTTACTTTTTGACAACTGATGTTATGATTATATTTATGCTACTTCATTTAGTTTAAGGGCTTAATAAAAAACATTCCAGTGGATATATCATAACTGACTTTATCATTCCCTGATAGAGGAAAATTTAGGTTTCCTCATTTAGAGTTCTAAATGTTGCTGGGTCAGCACCTTCCTGTCTGAAGATGACTCCATATTTGGGCTGGTTTCTTTAGAACTCTTTCCTAGGAATGTGATCTCTAGGTTAGTGGGTATAAATATTTTTAGGCTCTTGACATATTAACACCCACATCTAATGTCTCTTTATGAGTTTCAACTAGTGTTTAACCCAGTGCCCCTGGTCACTCGGTGactgatgaatggacaaatgaCAGAAATATGACCTCATGCTTCCTAGCCCTCTAGCAGGGATTCCTTGATTCAGTCCCTTGCAACCAAGGGAAGCTTGTGCCACCCTCCAAGGCAGTATCGCACCTGCCCTATCCTTGTGGTTAGAGCAGCTGGGGAAACACAGCAGTTTCAGCTCTGTGGAAAGGTCAGAGCTGGAGAATTTGTTAGGGGAAGGGACCAGCTGAGAATAGCCCTGGCTGGACACACACCCCTCTCCTGCGGCTCACAGGGGAAACCCATTTCTTCACATGAAACCAGAACAAGTCATGCGTTGCGGGCTGAGACTTGTAGCTGACAGCAGCTATTCTTGGATATCCTGAGCCCCTGCGGTTGCCACGGACCCTGAGTTATGAAACACTTAGTGTGAAAGCATCACTATGCTTAAAAATTTCCTTCCTCACTCCCAGATTCCATTTCCCCATCCATCAGGGCTGCCTATAAAGAGCTGGGGAGATGGCCTCTCACTAAAGAAGGACGCAGGCAGCAGCGGGCGCCCAGTCCCACACTCAAGGCCACACTCCGCCTGTTCAGCATCATGAAGGTGCCCGCAGCTGCCCTCGCCATCCTCCTCTGCCCCATGGCCCTCTGCAGCCAGGTCTTCTCGGCACCACGTGAGTCTGTGCAGTAGTGGCAGGGGTCCCCACGCCAAACTTTACTTGGCCTTGAGAGCCcccaagagaaaataaagatctTCTTAAAGGGTTATGAAACATTTTGGCCTTTCTcttcaagatttttatttttatctttataaaggGGTCCTCAGATCTGGAGCCAGGGTTGGGGAGGtacagtcccattttacagatggcaaaaTGGGGACCTAAACAAATGAGTTGGCAAGAGGCAgaatccaaatctggttactgcCCCGTGGTGTCAGTCTTCCAGTAACTCACCCTAGGTCCCCCCAAGAGTTTGTCCCTTGGATGTCTTATGAGAGCTGTCTAAGGTATTTCTTTTGCTGGGGTGTGACTTCTTGAACCAGAAACAATTTCCTGAAGGGCGATGTGATAAGAACAGTCTGTTTGGATGTCTGgagcacacagagaaagagagagcccaCAGTGAAGAGTCAAAAATAAAGAAGGATGCAGACAGAAACAAGGACAGAGACAGGGATATTTCTAGGCAAAAATGCCCAGCGCCTTCCAGTGAACTGTCGCCCAGTCTGTGCCCTAAGCCAGGCTGTCTCTCTCCTTCCGAGTCTTCCTCATCCCCTTCTGAACTATGACTCAGCCTCATTCTGCCCCTTCCTCCACAGTTGAGGCTGACACCCTAACGGCCTGCTGCTTCTCCTACACCGCCTGGCAGCTTCCTCGCAAATTCGTAGCTGACTATTTTGAGACCAGCAGCCAGTGCTCCAAGCCCGGTGTCATGTAAGTGCCAGTCTTCCTGCCCACCTCTGGGGAGATGGGATGTTGGATGGGAGTCAGCACCCAAGGGCACAGAGAGGCCTGGGGCGCCATCCTGGCAAGCCCAGCCCTCCGGGGCCTATCAAGTATACAGGACCCAGGTCTCTGGGCTGTGACCTGACCTGGCCGGGCTTGCAGAGTCAGGGGGTGCTAGGTCagcccagagggagggaggggaagaaggaggctGAATCCTCTGCATCCTCTGAGGGGCCCCCTGAGTCAGGGAGAGCGTCTCTCTGGACTGACGTAGGCAGAGGGTCCCCGAGGGAGTGGCAGGCCCTGGGCCTCCCAGGAGAGAGGGGTGGAGGGGCCACAGGGAGCCCAGGATCCCCCTGCTGGATTCCTCAGTGTGTAATCCTTTTGTCCTTCTCCAAAGCTTCCAAACCAAAAGAGGCCGGCAGCTCTGTGCCAACCCCAGTGAGGACTGGGTCCAGGAATACATCACCGACCTGGAGCTGAGAGCCTGAGTGGCCTGGAAGCTTTGAGGAACCCAGTGACCTCAGTGGCCCGACTGGGCAGCAGGGGTCTGAGCCTTGCAAATACCCCTGTCACCTCCACAGCTACCTCTCCTGTGCGCTGGTTGTTTCCAAACAGCAACACTCCGGGACTCGTTCCTAACTTAGATTGCAACttatttacatataatattaatatttaatttttgtaatttaatttcaGTGTCCCACTGTGTCTGGGACTGTGTGCTCCAAGAGGTCCCAAGACACCTTTTCACAGACCTTCCCCTCCCCATTCGCTTGCACTCTGGTGACAATTGACTGTCGGCAGCTTGTTCTATGCAGAGATGGTGCCAATGCCACCAGACCGACAATTGTGTATTGGATGTTTCCATTCAGTGCTGTGTTCAGCAAAGCGAAATAATAAAGATGCTCTTTTGAAAAGTAAACTGGCAttgagtttggttttgtttctctggcaaATCAGAATCACTGGTTGACTTTCTCTGAAAGACAAATatacgatatcgcttatatgtggaatctagaaaaatggtacaaatgaacctatttacaaaacagaaattgagtcacagatatagaaaacaaacttatggttaccaatggggaagagggggataaattgggagattgggattgacatatacacactactatatataaaagataactaataagaacctactgtatagcacagggaactctatttggtgctctgtaatgacctatatgggaatggagtctagaagagagtggatatgtgtatatgtatggctgattcactttgccatacagcagaaactaacacaacattgtaaatcaactatactccaataaaaaaattaattaaaaaaaagaatcacaggtTGAAAGGAATAGTAggttaaagaaaaggaagatgggaAATGGAGGGAAATTGGGAGAGATGGAAGGGGGCTACCACAGAGCTACTCTGCTTTACacttgtgaatgaaaaatgttgcctgctgtatcagtaaacaaagaatgttgcagccatcaagccatcacctTTACCGCTGCCCGGGAGGTAAGCCCTGAGGGAATTCAGGATAGAAACAGGTTGCCCACCATCTAGCAGTCAGCTGCTGCTGCCACCCCCAATGGTGCatcctgaggagactcaggatgagaaatcacaggatactggccccagatggcTGAGGTTCATATCaaaagaatgatttcagtgagcccaggctcctgcatcttcccatacatacaaaagcactaaattccCTGAGAtagctggttttctttaattaacagtaatcttttgatgttccgactacctggtctttgttgcaaaaactcctatatatcccggCTCCCcgcttacctcttcagagcagtccctcagagctatctgaggtGCTGGGTCCCGGGCTTAAGTACTCAGCTTTGTCCatcaataaaacttaactcttgaggcttccctggtggcgcagtggttgagaatctgcctgccaatgcaggggacacgggttcgagcccgggtctgggaagatccctacatgccacggagcaactgggcccgtgagccacaactactgagcctgcgcgtctggagcctgtgctccgcaacgagagaggccgcgatagtgagaggcccgcgcaccgcgttgaagagtggcccccgcttgccacaattagagaaagccgtcgcacagaaacgaagacccaacacagccataaataaataaatttaaataaatgaatgaataaataaataaataaataaataaaaacccttaACTcttaacttttaggttgtgcatttttttcagtcaacacacTGGAGCCACATTTCCAGAACATTTAAATTATGACTATTTTATGAATCAAATCATAATGTACATGAATGGATACCATTAAGAAGAGTATTCATAGTACATATTTACGATAAATCAAACTTTCTGAATAACGATTACTAACATATTTGAGACTTACTCCAGGCTGAGTGCTTTTTCTGCAGTGTTCATTTGCTCCTCACAATGAAATAGTATAGTTTAAGTACTATTAATATTCTCATTTGACAAAAGAGTAAACAggggctggggctcagagaggttaagcaaattggccaagatcacacagcaagtaagcgGCACAATTGAGTTCCAAAACTAGATTCTGATGTAACTACAGACTTTGCTCTTAACCAGTAACCAAGTTATTTCCCAAAGTGTAATCCACCTGTATTCAGATTACAAGCAATGATTGAAGTTTTTAAGCCACTCACATCAGAATTTTTAGGTGTGGACCTGGAAATTGATATTTCTACCAAGCTTCAGGTGTTCCACATGCATGTTaacagctgagaaccactgaaagAGTCAATAGAATTCACTGCTCTTTTCCATATGCAGTGCATATCTGCATATGGTAACAGGTATATTGTACATTATTTTCCTAGAATCCATGCTCCACAAAATACATGGCTAAGgttagagaaggaaaagataaccAGCCTACATGTGGAGCAGGATTCTGTTTATAGGTTTACTGTGACAACTCAGTTATTTAATAGATAGGTTGCCTGAGTTATAATTATAACTTTAAGAAATGCACACTGAGCTAGGGTCCTTTTGGCAGAAGGAGGAGAAATTCAAAAGATTTGTGTGAAAACCaaacatgtattaatttttatgaCCCACAATTGTTTCATGTTGTTTAAGATAATCTAATTTTTGTACCCCAAATTAGTTTAGAATTGTAGTGATCAAACTTTTAGAGTACAATTCAACACTACTGTTAAGCAAACATTAAAATGCACGTACTATCGGACCAAGATACCATTTGCCCTGATTCCATTTCTAGGAGTCTGTTTCGTAGCAACACTGCCAGAGGACAAGACTATAGACAcgaagatatttttttttttttttttacatctttattggagtataattgctttgcaatgctgtgttagtctctgctgtgtaacaaagtgaatcagctctatgtatacatatatccccatatctcctccctcttgcgtctccctccctccctatcccacccctctaggtggtcacaaagcaccgagctgatctccctgtgctatgcagctgcttcccactagctaactattttacatttggtagcgtatatatgtcagtgctactctctcactttgtcccagcttccccttccc
This window of the Balaenoptera ricei isolate mBalRic1 chromosome 20, mBalRic1.hap2, whole genome shotgun sequence genome carries:
- the LOC132355018 gene encoding C-C motif chemokine 3-like; the protein is MKVPAAALAILLCPMALCSQVFSAPLEADTLTACCFSYTAWQLPRKFVADYFETSSQCSKPGVIFQTKRGRQLCANPSEDWVQEYITDLELRA